A genomic stretch from Kovacikia minuta CCNUW1 includes:
- a CDS encoding hybrid sensor histidine kinase/response regulator has translation MNCQAPTSQYYWVNQYSEDMEADAANQPEKTTLQELFAQSGEMGARIQAFNWPATPIGMISNWDQSLQIALQILLLSKFPMQILWGQDYIQFYNDAYIPILGKKHPVALGQRGEDCWREVWDFAGPLLNKVMRTGTATWSEDQLLVLERNGYPEECYFTFSYTPIWEQSGGVGGIFIAVNETTQKILSERRERELRVEAQAAKESAEKANQLKDQFLAVLSHELRSPLNPILGWAKLLLIRELDRNTTRRALEAIERNAKLQAQMIDDLLDISRVLRNKLILDLAPVQFIPIIEDALETVDSNAIAKSIQIQTQFDNTPFHILADSNRLKQAIWNLLSNAVKFTPEAGSIIIQLDYVESFAQLRVSDTGRGISADFLPHVFDHFQQADSSTTRTFGGLGLGLAIAKQIIDMHGGYIQADSPGEGQGATFTVRLPLTTQPLPPAPTEQPTINQQLSPIHVLVVEDDADNREMLAFTLERYGAKVTSASSAAAAIDTLSHCKPDVLISDIGMPGVDGYRLMQQVRSITQTSHIPGIALTAYVSEADQHQAFAAGFQAHLPKPVEPVQLVQTILKVIHTPT, from the coding sequence TTGAACTGTCAAGCTCCGACGAGTCAGTACTATTGGGTGAATCAGTATAGCGAAGATATGGAAGCAGATGCAGCCAATCAACCAGAAAAAACCACTTTGCAAGAACTGTTTGCCCAGAGCGGAGAAATGGGTGCCCGAATCCAGGCATTTAATTGGCCAGCAACTCCCATCGGTATGATCTCAAACTGGGATCAAAGTCTTCAGATCGCCTTACAGATTTTGTTGCTGTCTAAGTTTCCCATGCAAATCCTGTGGGGTCAGGACTATATTCAGTTTTACAATGATGCCTATATTCCGATCCTGGGTAAAAAACACCCAGTCGCCCTAGGACAACGGGGAGAAGACTGTTGGAGGGAGGTGTGGGATTTTGCGGGTCCGCTACTGAACAAGGTCATGAGAACCGGAACTGCAACCTGGTCAGAAGACCAGCTTTTGGTTCTGGAACGCAACGGCTACCCTGAAGAGTGTTACTTTACCTTTTCCTATACTCCCATTTGGGAGCAGTCTGGTGGGGTTGGTGGCATTTTTATTGCCGTGAATGAAACGACCCAGAAAATTTTGAGCGAACGACGCGAGCGGGAATTGCGAGTTGAGGCACAAGCGGCGAAGGAATCCGCAGAAAAAGCAAATCAACTGAAGGATCAGTTTCTCGCTGTTCTTTCCCATGAGTTGAGATCCCCACTCAATCCGATTTTAGGTTGGGCAAAATTGCTGTTGATTCGTGAACTGGACAGGAATACAACCCGGCGGGCATTAGAAGCGATCGAGCGCAATGCCAAGTTACAGGCGCAAATGATTGATGACTTGCTCGATATTTCCCGTGTCCTCAGAAACAAACTCATCCTGGATCTGGCTCCGGTTCAGTTCATCCCAATTATTGAAGATGCTTTAGAAACCGTAGATTCCAATGCAATTGCCAAATCAATTCAAATTCAGACGCAGTTCGACAACACCCCGTTCCACATTTTGGCTGACTCCAATCGCCTCAAACAAGCAATTTGGAACTTGCTTTCGAATGCTGTGAAATTCACACCAGAAGCAGGAAGCATCATCATTCAACTCGACTACGTTGAGTCCTTTGCACAGTTGCGTGTCAGTGATACTGGAAGAGGCATTTCTGCTGATTTCTTGCCTCACGTATTTGACCATTTTCAACAGGCAGACAGCAGCACAACCCGTACATTTGGTGGATTAGGGTTAGGGCTGGCGATCGCAAAACAAATCATCGATATGCATGGAGGTTATATTCAGGCAGACAGCCCCGGAGAAGGACAGGGCGCAACTTTTACTGTCAGGCTCCCCCTCACAACCCAACCCCTCCCCCCTGCCCCCACAGAGCAGCCAACCATCAACCAACAATTAAGCCCAATTCATGTGTTAGTAGTGGAAGATGATGCAGACAATCGGGAGATGCTTGCCTTCACGCTAGAGCGATATGGTGCAAAGGTTACCAGTGCATCCTCTGCGGCTGCGGCGATCGACACCCTCTCCCACTGTAAACCAGATGTTTTGATCAGCGATATTGGGATGCCTGGGGTGGATGGCTATCGATTGATGCAGCAAGTCAGGAGCATCACCCAAACTAGCCATATTCCTGGAATCGCCCTCACTGCCTACGTGAGCGAAGCAGATCAGCACCAGGCATTTGCGGCGGGTTTTCAAGCACACTTACCCAAACCCGTCGAACCCGTTCAGTTAGTTCAGACCATTTTAAAAGTCATTCACACTCCCACGTAA
- a CDS encoding IS5 family transposase, with amino-acid sequence MAYSSSLTDAEWEILEPLLPQILPKKKRTRPCDWTKREIIDGILYQLKNGCNWEDLPKDLPPYSTVYWHYKQWREAGVIEKLMGVLHGQVREQVKKKPKWTRLIIIDSQAVKNTCNASVDSKGFCFYKATNGIKRHLAVDTLGFPFFTHCTKADVSDDLGLLEMLTLNIDYFKSKPVNIPKITILLDHGYHIDALIEALEQVYPQIMTKIRFERSTKPSKQEKAAQGKSGFVPAVARWVIERSNAWMERCKSLVKNFERTLSHAETKINLCFVRLMLKRLAATS; translated from the coding sequence ATGGCATATTCGAGCAGTCTCACTGATGCAGAATGGGAAATTCTTGAACCGCTGTTGCCTCAGATATTACCCAAGAAGAAACGGACCCGACCCTGCGATTGGACGAAGCGGGAGATCATTGATGGCATCCTTTATCAACTCAAGAACGGTTGCAATTGGGAAGACTTACCCAAAGACTTACCTCCCTACTCGACGGTGTATTGGCACTACAAGCAGTGGCGGGAAGCTGGGGTGATCGAGAAACTGATGGGAGTATTGCATGGACAGGTGCGGGAACAGGTTAAAAAAAAGCCCAAATGGACGAGGTTAATCATCATTGACTCGCAAGCGGTGAAGAATACTTGCAATGCCAGTGTAGACTCAAAGGGCTTCTGTTTTTACAAAGCGACCAATGGGATTAAAAGGCACCTGGCTGTTGATACGCTTGGGTTTCCCTTTTTCACTCATTGCACAAAAGCTGATGTTTCCGATGATCTGGGATTGCTTGAGATGTTGACGCTCAACATTGACTATTTCAAGTCAAAACCTGTTAACATTCCCAAGATTACCATCTTGCTCGACCACGGCTATCACATTGATGCTTTGATTGAAGCATTGGAGCAGGTTTATCCTCAAATTATGACGAAAATCAGGTTTGAGCGTTCAACCAAACCCTCGAAACAAGAGAAAGCAGCGCAAGGAAAATCTGGATTTGTCCCAGCAGTCGCAAGATGGGTCATCGAACGATCCAATGCTTGGATGGAGCGGTGTAAAAGTTTGGTTAAAAACTTTGAGCGCACCCTATCTCATGCGGAAACTAAGATTAACCTCTGCTTTGTCAGGCTAATGCTGAAGCGGCTTGCAGCTACTTCCTGA
- a CDS encoding bifunctional diguanylate cyclase/phosphodiesterase codes for MTEEEVIVSNHPYPPENLEAVPLSSSEEQFRLVLEASPDGFIILRNIRDAGGTIADFSIEYSNPVAARGVNRTPEELLGQPLLQLFPNCKTSGIFDRYVTVAETGNSETFETFYESKELTGWFRNVVVKLNDGIGVSFSNITDRKQAELALHQQEQHFKIALQTAKLGSWEHHLTTGVLTCSAQCKANFGLPPDAEFTHETLFAALHPDDRPLVQATIQRCIEERTDYEVEERCYHPDGSLHWLIVRGQLVYDAKGTPIRLVGVTLDITERKQTEIALRESQELFQSFMNHSPIAAFIKDETGRYLYANPWVERVYQRSRSELIGKTDFELLPPAIAQQFYRNDRAVLSDDQPMQMLETIHHEDREHTYMSFKFPFRNAAGQQVLAGVAIDISERIQAEAALQQREAELRLITNAVPVLIAFVDVEQRYRFNNQKYEEWFGQPAAEVKGKYLWEVLGQAAYETIRPAVEQVLAGQEVTFEQRIPYKKGGARDVLVNYIPRCDPQGNVEGFVALVTDITRRKQAEKTLQRYQLLSEHIRDIVLYIDRNGQILEANRAAEQVYGYSRAELLSLKISDLRASSTLPILAQQFDQAIREGILFETLHQRKDGSQFPVEVSAQSAVIDGEPAVLSTIRDITDRRRSEAALRRGEERFQLITKATNDVIWDCDLSTGEVWRSERMQLVFGYCPEEMEPNASSWAELVHPDDIERVRSSYELCLDQSATVWTNEYRFRRANGSYADVLDRAYIVRDAAGNALRVVGAMADITRRKQAEQALRESEEWARLAIQVGRLGGWRLHLDSNLVEMDERMREIWGEPEDTVIVPLPRVIKRMHPDDRERVASAVNAAIAPNSSGIYEIDYRIVWDDGTERWVSAKGQARFEGEGESRQTVDFFGTLLDITDRKQAEAALRNSAERLSVALAAAKLGDWSWSAATDIVTFSEQAAEMFGIPPGPYRTHLRSQEVAASRFSISLTKQRLILVSA; via the coding sequence ATGACTGAGGAGGAGGTTATCGTTTCTAATCATCCCTATCCTCCAGAGAATTTAGAAGCTGTCCCGTTATCAAGCAGTGAGGAGCAATTTCGGTTGGTGCTAGAAGCATCACCCGATGGATTTATCATTCTGCGGAATATCCGGGATGCAGGCGGAACGATCGCTGACTTCAGCATTGAATACTCCAATCCCGTTGCGGCTAGGGGCGTAAACCGTACACCAGAAGAATTACTCGGTCAGCCCCTCTTGCAGTTATTTCCCAATTGTAAAACCAGTGGTATTTTCGATCGCTACGTGACGGTTGCTGAAACGGGAAATTCCGAGACGTTTGAGACATTTTACGAGAGTAAGGAACTGACGGGTTGGTTTCGTAACGTTGTCGTGAAATTAAACGATGGGATTGGGGTTTCGTTTAGCAATATTACCGATCGTAAACAGGCAGAATTGGCACTGCACCAGCAGGAGCAGCACTTTAAAATTGCCCTACAAACAGCAAAGCTTGGTTCCTGGGAACATCATCTGACAACAGGTGTTTTAACCTGTTCAGCCCAATGCAAAGCAAACTTTGGCTTGCCGCCCGATGCAGAATTCACCCATGAAACTTTATTTGCGGCATTGCATCCCGACGATCGTCCACTTGTTCAAGCCACAATTCAGCGTTGCATCGAAGAGCGCACAGACTATGAAGTAGAGGAACGCTGCTACCATCCTGATGGCAGTCTGCACTGGTTAATTGTGCGCGGTCAACTGGTTTATGATGCCAAAGGCACACCCATTCGTCTGGTCGGTGTCACCCTCGACATTACCGAGCGGAAGCAAACAGAAATTGCTTTGCGCGAAAGCCAGGAACTGTTCCAGAGTTTCATGAACCATAGCCCGATCGCTGCCTTCATCAAGGATGAAACGGGACGATATCTCTATGCCAATCCCTGGGTCGAACGCGTTTATCAACGATCACGATCGGAGCTAATAGGTAAAACCGATTTTGAACTGCTGCCGCCTGCCATTGCCCAACAGTTTTATCGCAATGACAGGGCTGTACTCAGCGACGATCAACCCATGCAAATGCTGGAAACCATTCACCATGAGGATAGGGAACACACCTACATGTCCTTCAAGTTCCCTTTTCGCAATGCGGCGGGGCAACAGGTCCTTGCAGGGGTGGCGATCGACATTAGCGAACGCATTCAAGCCGAGGCAGCTTTACAGCAACGCGAAGCCGAACTACGCCTGATTACCAACGCTGTTCCTGTGCTGATCGCCTTTGTGGATGTGGAACAGCGATACCGTTTTAACAACCAGAAATATGAGGAGTGGTTTGGTCAACCTGCGGCTGAAGTTAAAGGCAAGTATCTCTGGGAAGTACTGGGACAGGCAGCCTACGAAACCATCCGTCCTGCCGTTGAACAAGTTCTGGCAGGGCAGGAGGTAACGTTTGAACAGCGAATTCCCTATAAAAAGGGCGGTGCCCGCGATGTGCTGGTTAATTATATTCCTCGTTGTGATCCCCAGGGAAACGTCGAAGGATTTGTGGCATTAGTCACCGATATTACCCGTCGTAAGCAGGCAGAAAAAACCTTACAACGATATCAACTCCTGTCCGAACATATTCGCGATATCGTTCTTTACATTGATCGCAACGGTCAAATTTTGGAAGCCAATCGGGCAGCAGAGCAGGTTTATGGCTACAGTCGTGCTGAATTGTTGTCCTTAAAAATTTCTGATTTGCGGGCATCAAGCACTCTACCCATACTTGCCCAGCAGTTTGACCAGGCAATTCGGGAAGGAATTTTATTTGAAACCCTCCACCAGCGCAAAGATGGAAGCCAATTTCCGGTGGAAGTTAGTGCTCAGAGTGCGGTCATCGACGGTGAACCGGCGGTGCTGAGTACGATTCGAGATATTACCGATCGGCGGCGATCGGAAGCAGCCCTGCGGAGAGGCGAAGAACGGTTTCAACTGATTACAAAAGCAACGAATGATGTGATCTGGGATTGCGATCTCTCGACGGGTGAGGTGTGGCGCAGCGAACGCATGCAACTCGTGTTTGGGTATTGCCCCGAAGAGATGGAGCCGAATGCATCAAGTTGGGCTGAGCTTGTGCATCCAGATGATATTGAACGCGTTCGCTCCAGTTACGAACTCTGCCTTGACCAGAGTGCCACCGTATGGACAAATGAATACCGCTTCCGTCGAGCCAATGGCTCCTATGCCGATGTCCTCGATCGGGCCTACATCGTTCGAGATGCGGCAGGTAACGCCCTGCGGGTCGTTGGGGCAATGGCAGATATTACCCGTCGCAAACAGGCAGAACAAGCTCTGCGGGAAAGCGAGGAGTGGGCACGGCTGGCGATTCAGGTTGGGCGATTGGGGGGGTGGCGGCTGCACCTGGACAGCAACCTGGTCGAGATGGATGAGCGCATGCGCGAAATTTGGGGAGAGCCAGAGGATACGGTGATCGTTCCTCTGCCGAGGGTAATAAAGCGCATGCATCCAGACGATCGGGAACGGGTTGCCAGTGCCGTGAATGCAGCCATAGCTCCCAACTCCTCAGGAATCTACGAAATTGACTACCGAATTGTTTGGGATGATGGCACCGAACGATGGGTTTCGGCAAAGGGGCAAGCTCGTTTTGAGGGAGAGGGTGAGTCTAGACAGACGGTTGACTTCTTTGGCACCTTGCTCGATATCACCGATCGCAAACAAGCCGAAGCAGCCTTGCGAAATAGTGCTGAACGTTTAAGTGTGGCATTGGCAGCAGCAAAACTCGGTGATTGGAGTTGGAGTGCGGCAACCGATATTGTCACATTTTCAGAACAGGCAGCTGAAATGTTTGGCATTCCGCCCGGTCCCTATAGAACCCATTTGAGATCTCAGGAAGTAGCTGCAAGCCGCTTCAGCATTAGCCTGACAAAGCAGAGGTTAATCTTAGTTTCCGCATGA
- a CDS encoding helix-turn-helix domain-containing protein: MARLILFLRVPMVKKTTALGQPEVRHLIRELRHITGLSQEQFAAMLGVAFSTINRWENGHMQPSPLALKQIQMILKDLSGSPAAKLQERSQILLNQYFTEMESDVQ, translated from the coding sequence ATGGCGCGGCTTATTCTTTTCCTGCGGGTTCCTATGGTCAAAAAAACAACTGCCCTGGGGCAACCGGAAGTGCGTCATCTGATCCGTGAACTTCGCCACATAACCGGATTGAGCCAGGAGCAATTTGCCGCAATGTTGGGAGTGGCTTTTAGTACAATTAATCGGTGGGAAAATGGTCATATGCAGCCTTCCCCCCTGGCGCTAAAACAAATCCAAATGATTCTTAAAGATTTAAGCGGGTCCCCTGCTGCCAAACTTCAGGAGCGCAGTCAAATCTTGCTCAATCAATACTTTACAGAGATGGAGTCCGATGTTCAATGA
- a CDS encoding winged helix-turn-helix transcriptional regulator, whose protein sequence is MKPTVNAQIPPHVEYSLTKKGHEILPVIAALHQVGSQWPREVCICPLNPNIWLHPAHLCDRTALQTLAAINSVEALRNPAVNED, encoded by the coding sequence ATGAAACCGACCGTGAATGCCCAAATCCCTCCCCATGTTGAATATTCGTTGACAAAAAAGGGACACGAGATTCTGCCTGTAATCGCAGCATTACACCAGGTTGGTAGTCAGTGGCCACGGGAGGTGTGCATCTGCCCTTTGAACCCAAATATTTGGCTCCATCCTGCTCATCTATGTGATCGCACGGCTCTACAGACTCTGGCTGCCATAAATTCTGTGGAGGCACTGAGGAATCCGGCAGTCAACGAAGATTAA
- a CDS encoding hybrid sensor histidine kinase/response regulator has protein sequence MENQTPIHVLLIEDNPGDRRLLQELLRDVASVSIRLEYVDCLSKGLQRLGETHFDLILLDLFLPDSRGFETFTQLHQQEREVPIVVTTGLDDETLALKAVQEGAQDYLVKGQITGELLVRSIRYAIERNRAEQKIREQAALLDIATDAILVRDLENRILFWNKGAERLYGWGAEEALGQKTTQLLYKGTSLQVQEAQKTLMEKGEWQGELHQVTKTAREVIVESRWTLVRNDDKTPKFILTVSTDVTEKKQLEAQFLRAQRMESIGTLASGIAHDLNNILTPVLATAQLLQMKLTNLDDRSQQMLQVLEANAKRGAELVKQVLSFARGVEGKNTVLQMKHLIREIQQVARETFPKSIEVWTEIPEDLWTVNGNATQLHQVLMNLCVNARDAMPFGGRLKIIAENLTIDENYARANLDAREGNYIAISIADNGMGISKEIIDRIFEPFFTTKEVGKGTGLGLSTVVGIIKSYHGFITVTSSVGKGTEFKIFLPAAMTSKPPDANAVTTMLGHHELILAVDDETAIREVTRAALEAYRYRVITAEDGVDAISVYVQHKDDIGLVLLDMMMPSMDGPTTIRTLKKINPHIKIIAVSGLLSSYQSADFTPAEVAAWLPKPYTVEELMKAIHRVLAAPIRY, from the coding sequence ATGGAAAATCAAACCCCCATCCATGTTTTGCTGATTGAAGACAACCCTGGCGATCGACGGTTATTGCAAGAGCTTCTGCGAGATGTCGCTTCGGTCTCCATTCGACTTGAGTATGTCGATTGCTTGAGTAAAGGGCTACAACGCCTGGGTGAAACCCACTTTGACTTGATTCTATTAGATCTCTTCCTACCCGACAGCCGGGGGTTTGAAACATTTACCCAGCTTCACCAGCAAGAACGAGAAGTTCCCATTGTGGTAACCACCGGCTTGGATGATGAAACCCTGGCACTTAAAGCGGTGCAAGAAGGAGCACAGGACTACCTGGTCAAGGGGCAAATTACCGGCGAACTGCTGGTGCGTTCGATTCGCTACGCCATCGAGCGCAATCGCGCGGAGCAAAAAATCCGTGAACAAGCCGCCCTGCTTGACATTGCTACCGATGCCATTTTGGTTCGAGATTTAGAGAATCGAATTTTATTCTGGAATAAAGGCGCTGAGCGGCTCTATGGCTGGGGTGCAGAAGAAGCTTTAGGTCAGAAAACGACCCAACTGTTGTATAAAGGCACTTCTCTCCAGGTGCAGGAAGCACAAAAAACGCTCATGGAGAAGGGAGAATGGCAGGGCGAGTTACACCAGGTCACCAAAACAGCGCGAGAAGTCATTGTTGAAAGCCGATGGACTCTTGTTCGTAATGATGACAAAACGCCCAAATTTATTCTCACCGTTAGCACGGATGTCACTGAAAAGAAGCAGCTTGAAGCGCAATTTCTGCGTGCCCAGCGAATGGAAAGTATTGGTACGCTTGCTAGCGGGATTGCCCATGATCTGAACAACATCCTCACTCCTGTTTTGGCAACGGCTCAGCTTTTGCAAATGAAGCTGACCAATCTGGACGACAGAAGCCAACAAATGCTGCAAGTCTTAGAAGCCAATGCAAAGCGAGGTGCAGAGCTGGTCAAACAGGTGTTGTCCTTTGCCCGTGGGGTTGAAGGCAAGAACACGGTTTTACAAATGAAGCATTTGATTCGCGAGATTCAACAGGTTGCAAGGGAGACGTTTCCGAAATCCATTGAGGTCTGGACAGAAATTCCTGAAGACCTGTGGACAGTGAATGGAAACGCCACCCAGCTCCATCAGGTTTTGATGAATCTATGCGTCAATGCCCGTGATGCCATGCCGTTTGGAGGCAGATTAAAGATTATTGCGGAGAACCTGACGATCGATGAAAACTATGCACGAGCCAATCTGGATGCACGGGAGGGAAATTATATTGCGATCAGCATTGCAGACAATGGAATGGGAATTTCGAAGGAGATCATCGATCGCATCTTTGAACCCTTTTTTACCACGAAAGAAGTTGGCAAAGGCACAGGATTAGGGCTTTCGACCGTAGTCGGAATTATCAAAAGCTATCATGGTTTCATTACGGTCACCAGTTCCGTAGGCAAAGGAACCGAGTTTAAGATATTTTTGCCTGCGGCTATGACGAGTAAACCTCCTGATGCCAATGCTGTTACAACCATGCTAGGGCACCATGAGCTGATCTTAGCGGTGGATGATGAGACGGCAATTCGTGAGGTTACGCGAGCAGCCTTAGAAGCTTATCGTTATCGGGTGATTACGGCGGAGGATGGGGTGGACGCCATCTCGGTCTACGTTCAACATAAAGATGACATTGGGCTGGTGCTGCTTGATATGATGATGCCATCTATGGATGGTCCAACCACAATCCGCACGTTAAAGAAAATCAACCCACACATTAAGATCATTGCGGTGAGCGGGCTACTTTCAAGTTACCAATCGGCTGACTTTACCCCAGCTGAAGTTGCAGCCTGGTTGCCAAAGCCCTATACGGTTGAGGAGTTAATGAAGGCAATTCATCGTGTTCTGGCAGCACCCATTAGATATTAA
- a CDS encoding response regulator, whose product MIVNSTNVVRAIEILLVEDNPGDIRLTQEVLKEGKIHNHLNVVEDGEKAIAFLHQIEPYSHVPLPDLVLLDLNLPRRNGLEVLKMIKSNESLRHIPVIIFTTSQAEDDIASAYKLYANCYIIKPIDLEQFTRSIKSIEDFWLTIVKLPQE is encoded by the coding sequence CTGATTGTGAATTCGACGAATGTTGTCAGAGCGATCGAAATTTTGCTGGTAGAAGACAATCCAGGAGATATCAGGCTAACCCAGGAAGTACTGAAGGAAGGCAAAATCCACAATCACCTGAATGTGGTTGAAGACGGTGAAAAGGCGATCGCGTTTTTGCACCAGATCGAACCCTATAGCCATGTGCCTCTCCCTGATTTAGTTTTGCTCGACCTGAACTTACCGCGCCGAAATGGACTGGAGGTGCTGAAAATGATTAAATCGAATGAATCTCTCAGGCATATTCCAGTCATCATTTTTACCACCTCCCAGGCAGAAGATGACATTGCCAGTGCTTACAAACTTTATGCCAATTGCTACATCATTAAACCAATTGACCTGGAACAATTCACCAGAAGCATCAAATCCATTGAAGACTTCTGGTTGACCATCGTCAAACTTCCCCAGGAGTGA
- a CDS encoding ATP-binding protein translates to MSEEMAKKGTILVVDDTPTNLEVLFDFLNNAGFKVLFAEDGESALEKAKYAAPNLILLDILMPGMDGFETCRCLKESEPTRSIPVIFLSALTDTVDKVKGFSLGAVDFITKPLQYEEVLARVETHLQLQALTKQLQTQNEQLEREIQERQQVQEDLQRQNQRSQLFAEVTLKIRQSLQLDNILQTAVNEVKEILQADRVLIYRLWPDGTGSGVAEAVQPSLSEIMGYTFPEEVFPEESRQQYCQGRIRKLTDVEEDTLIPLCLVEFLRRFQVKAKLVVPILTKNELWGLLIAHQCSNPREWTAFETELLQQLANQLGIALTQAQLFEQETLQRQELARSNAELQQFAYIASHDLQEPLRMVTSYLQLLERRYKGRLDSDADDFIQYAVDGAVRMRTLINDLLTYSRIGTRGQPFELTSSMEAVVRAIANLKVAIEESGAEMIYQNLPHLHADPTQLTQLFQNLISNAIKFRSEQCPKVWIAANRLDNAWFFSVQDNGIGIDSQYAERIFVIFQRLNNRVDYAGTGIGLAVCKKIVERHNGKIWVESELGNGATFYFTIPDGGET, encoded by the coding sequence ATGAGTGAGGAAATGGCTAAGAAGGGAACCATCCTTGTTGTGGATGACACACCGACCAACCTGGAGGTGCTGTTTGATTTTTTAAATAACGCAGGTTTCAAAGTTCTTTTTGCTGAAGATGGGGAAAGTGCGCTGGAAAAAGCAAAATATGCCGCTCCCAATTTGATTCTGCTTGATATTTTGATGCCGGGCATGGATGGATTTGAAACCTGCCGTTGCCTCAAGGAAAGCGAACCGACCCGATCCATTCCTGTAATTTTTCTGTCCGCATTAACGGATACGGTTGATAAGGTGAAAGGCTTTTCTTTGGGGGCGGTCGATTTTATTACCAAACCCCTTCAGTACGAAGAAGTACTTGCCCGTGTCGAGACCCATTTGCAACTGCAAGCGCTAACCAAACAGCTTCAAACCCAAAATGAACAGTTGGAGCGGGAGATTCAGGAACGTCAACAAGTCCAGGAAGACCTGCAACGGCAAAATCAGCGCTCTCAACTATTTGCCGAAGTCACCCTCAAAATTCGCCAATCCCTTCAGCTTGACAATATTTTACAAACAGCCGTAAATGAGGTGAAGGAAATTCTGCAAGCCGATCGGGTTTTGATCTACCGCCTCTGGCCCGATGGAACTGGCAGTGGGGTTGCAGAAGCTGTGCAACCCAGTTTATCGGAGATCATGGGGTACACCTTTCCAGAAGAAGTTTTTCCTGAAGAATCAAGACAACAATATTGCCAGGGACGGATTCGGAAATTGACCGATGTGGAGGAAGATACTCTGATCCCTCTTTGTTTGGTGGAATTTTTGCGGCGGTTCCAGGTGAAGGCAAAACTGGTTGTCCCTATTTTGACAAAAAATGAACTGTGGGGCTTGTTGATTGCCCATCAATGTTCTAATCCACGGGAGTGGACAGCCTTTGAAACAGAGTTACTGCAACAGCTTGCCAATCAGCTTGGGATTGCCCTCACCCAAGCCCAATTGTTTGAGCAAGAGACCTTGCAACGCCAGGAATTAGCCCGTTCTAACGCCGAACTACAACAGTTTGCCTACATCGCCTCCCATGATTTGCAGGAACCGTTGCGGATGGTTACCAGTTACCTCCAGTTGTTAGAGCGCCGCTATAAAGGCAGACTGGACTCGGATGCGGATGATTTTATTCAGTATGCGGTTGATGGTGCAGTTCGGATGCGAACCCTGATCAATGATCTGCTTACCTATTCCCGGATCGGCACCCGTGGACAACCCTTTGAACTGACTAGCTCGATGGAAGCGGTTGTGCGTGCGATCGCCAATCTTAAAGTTGCCATTGAGGAAAGCGGGGCAGAGATGATTTACCAGAACTTACCGCACCTGCACGCAGATCCCACCCAACTCACCCAGCTCTTCCAGAATTTGATCAGCAATGCCATCAAGTTTCGTAGCGAGCAATGCCCCAAGGTTTGGATTGCAGCCAACCGCTTAGATAATGCATGGTTTTTTTCAGTCCAGGACAATGGAATTGGCATCGATTCCCAGTATGCCGAACGAATTTTTGTGATTTTTCAACGGCTAAATAATCGAGTAGACTATGCTGGTACAGGGATTGGATTAGCTGTTTGTAAAAAGATTGTTGAACGACATAACGGCAAAATTTGGGTGGAATCCGAATTGGGTAACGGAGCAACATTCTATTTCACGATTCCAGATGGAGGAGAAACCTGA